The Caldisericaceae bacterium DNA segment AAATGCTCTCTCAGGTAAGTTTAAATTCTCAATTTTCATATTTTTAATCTCTTCGGGAATACCATCGGCAGTTTTCCCATTAATTAGACCAATGAAAGTTTTAGAATAATCAATTAGAACTTCAATTGCCTCAAACAAACATTGTTTGGGAGTTTTATTTCCCTTTGTTTGGATTCCAAAGACAAGGGAATCAAAATCAACAGATTCTTCAAATCGTGTAGGTTCGACTTTGAAAGTTACTTTTTCAACAGGAGAAAAATTTGCGTCAATTGCAATAACTGTTTGTGGAAGATCTTCAATTTTTTCTAATTCTTCTTCAAGTAAGTATCCTTTGCCTTTTCTTATGTAAATCTCACCGCTCAGTCTACCTCTTGAAGAAGAAATTGTTGCAATATGTAAGTCTGGATTATGTATTGTAACTTCACTTGTATGGATTAAATCTCCTGCTTTTAATTCGCCTGCACCAACTTTTTCGAATCTTAAAACTGTTTTATCAATTGCAGTAAGAGACAAAACTAATCTCTTAACATTTAAAATAATTTCTTCTACATCTTCCACAACACCTTCAATCGTTGCAAACTCATGAACTACTCCATCTATATACAAAGCAACAGGAGCAGCACCAGTGATTGAGCTTAAAAGGATCCTTCTAATCGCTGTGCCAAGAGTCAGTCCAAAGCCTTTTTCCAACGGACTAAATTTATACTCTCCGTAATTGTCAACTTCTTTTAAAGTTTCAAACTTAATATCTTCTAAATGCCACATAATCTTCCTTCCCGTTATTTAGAATATAACTCTACAATTAATGTTGGATTAATATCTAGCGCAAGGTCAGGTATATGTGGAATTTCTTTGATGCTTCCAACAAATCCATCTTTGTTTATCTCAAGCCAGTTTGGAAAAGAGCTTCTTTCCTCAAGACTCTGTTGGATGATAGGCATCTTACGAGATGACTCTTTCACCTCAACAATGTCCCCCTTTTTAAGAATCAAAGATGGGATATTAACCTTTTTCTTATTCACAAGTATGTGCCCATGAGAAACTAATTGACGAGCAGTTATTCTGTTTGGTGCAAAGCCCATCCTGTAAACAACATTATCTAATCTTCTCTCTAGTAATTCAAGAAGTTTATCACCAGTTGGTATCTCTTTCTGTCTTATAGCAATATCAAAATACCTTCTAAATTGCCTTTCTAAAACGCCATACATTGCTTTTACTTTCTGCTTTTCATTTAAATGCATTTTATAATCAGTTGGTTTATTCATGTGCAAAACTATCTGCTTTTGACCTGGTATACCTCTCCCTTTTTCTAAAGGACAAGATTTTGTGAAACACTTGTCTCCCTTGAGAAAAAGTTTCTTTTGCTGTGCCCTACAAATCCTACAAAGAGGTTCATGATATACTGCCATTTTATCCTCCCTATACCCTTCTTAACTTTCTTGGTCTGCATCCATTATGTGGAATCGGAGTAATATCTTTAATTTCTTCAATTTGAAGACCCGATGACTGCAATGCTCTAATTGCAACTTCTCTACCAGGGCCACCACCTTTTACAAGGACAGAAACCTTTTTTGCCCCAAGTGTAATTGCTTCTTCACTTGCCTTTTGTGCTGCAACTTGGGCTGCAAATGGAGTTCCCTTCTTAGTGCCTTTAAACCCATTAGCTCCAGAAGATGACCAACACACAACATTACCTTCCTCATCTGTCACTGTAACAATGGTATTGTTAAAAGTTGAATTAATATACACCTTAGCATTCCCAGTTAACTTTTGGACCTTTTTCTTTGTTTTTGCTTGCTTTTTTTTCATTTTACCTCCTTACGCACTCTTCCTTACTGAACCAACTGTCTTCTTAGGACCTTTCCTTGTCCTTGAATTGGTTCTCGTCCTTTGTCCTCTAACAGGAAGAGATCGTTTATGTCTAATGCCTCTATAACAGTTAATCTCGATAAGTTTTTTAATGTTTGCTGCCACAATTTTTCTCAAATCGCCTTCAACAACATACTTTTCTCTTATTACATCTTCAATCGCTTTTATTTCCTCAGGCGTAAGGTCCTTCACCTTTTTTAAAGGAACATTAGCTTCCTTCAAAACATCATAGCAATTCTTCTTACCAATTCCATAAATATAGGTAAGTGCTATATCAATTCTTTTCTCTCTTGGTAAATCTACACCAGCTATACGTGCCAAATTTCACCTCCTACTTTTGTCTTTGTTTATGTTTGGGGTTTTCGCATATTACCGTAAGTTTACCCCTTCTCCTTACTATTTTGCATTTTGGACACAACTTTTTAACCGAAGTTCTTACTTTCATATACAATCTCCTTTCTAAAGTCTATAAACTATCCTTGCCTTAGTAAGATCGTAAGGACTAAACTCCAATTTTACCCTATCTCCAGGTAAAATTTTAATAAAATTTAATCTCATTTTCCCACTTATGTGGGCAAGCACAATTTTACCATTTTCAAGCTTTACTTTAAACATGGTTCCTGGAAGAGTTTCTACAACAACGCCCTCAGCTTCAATTACTTGATCGTTATGCATCGGACACCTCTCTACTCCGTAAGAATCTCTACGCTACCATCAAGAACAGCAATTGTATGTTCATAATGAGCACTATTTGAGCCATCAACAGTTTTTACCGTCCAACCATTTTTATCAGTGTAAACTCTATAATCACCAGCAGTTATCATAGGCTCTATTGCCAAAGTCATTCCAGGTTTAAGTGGAAAGCCTGTATTAACACTCCCAAAATTAGGAATTGGGGGATCTTCGTGAAGTCTTTTCCCAACTCCATGTCCTGTATAATCACGCAGAACAGAAAAACCTCTGCTCTTAACAAAAGTTTGAATTCTATAACCTATATCACCAATTCTTGCACCAGGCTTAATTACGGAAACTCCTTCATAAAAGGCTTTCTCAACAGCATCAACAAGGTCTACATCTCTTTTATTTTTTGGTGAACCTGCAATAACAGTTATCGCAGCATCAGAGTAATAACCATCAAGTATTACTCCGCCATCAATCTTCACAATATCACCATCTTGAATCACTCTATCGGAAGGGATTCCATGTATCACTTCGTCATTAATAGAAATACACAAAGCATTAGGGAAACCTCTATAACCTTTAAATGCAGGTATTCCACCACTTCTGTTTATTAACTCTTCTGCCTTCAAATCAAGTTCAATAGTTTTAACACCCGGTTTTATATTTTCTCTAACCATATCAAGCACCAATCTTAGTATTTTACCAGATTTTCTAATTTTTTCAATTTCTTCTTCTGTTTTAATTACAATCATTTAACTCCCCCAACAACCTCTCTTTAACATCGAACACTGGCAATGAAGCATCTAGATTTTTAAGTAAACCCAAATTAGTATAAAAATCAACAAGAGGAAGTGTTTCATTAAAGTAGACTTCAATACGTTTTTTTACAGCTTCTTCTTCGTCGTCTTTTCTTATTATAAGTTTCTCTTTACACTTATCACAAACACCATCTACTTTTGGAGGAGAAAAATACACATTGTAAACCGCATGACATTTTGGGCAAATTCTTCTTCCAGAAAGCCTTTTAATAAGGATATCTGTTGACACATTAAAGAAAATAACAATGTCAATAGTGGCGCTAACTTTTTTAAGATATTCATTTAAAAACTCTGCTTGAGGAACAGTTCTTGGAAAGCCATTCAAGATAAATCCGTTCGCCAAAACAAAATCATCAAGTTTGTGTTTAAAGAACTCGTTCATAAAACTATCAGGAACAAGAGCACCACTCTCAGTCAGTTCTTTAAACCTCATACCAAACGGCGTGCCGTCGTAAATTTCTTTTCTTATCATATCACCAGATGAAATATGCGGTATATTAAGTTCTTCCGAAATCATTTTACCTTGCGTATCTTTTCCAGACCCTGGAGGCCCAAGAAAAACAAGGCGTTTCTTCATTTCAAAAATCCCTCGTACTGTCTCATTAAAAGATATGCTTCAACTTCTCTCATTGTTTCAAGAGCAACTCCAATGATAATAAGAAGAGAAGTTCCTCCAAAGACAAACGAAGTTATAGTCATTTTTCTAAAAACAAGATTGGGAATTATAGCAACTAATCCCAAGAAAATAGAAGTTGGCAAAGTAATTTTCCTCAAAATGGAACCTATATACTGAGCGGTGGATTCTCCAGGTCTTATTCCAGGAATAAATCCTCCATATTTTTTAAGATCATCAGAGAGTTTAATGGGATCATACGTCATTTCTGTATAGAAGAAAGTGAAACCAACTATCAAGAAAAAGTATATTATGTTGTACCAAATACCTGTAGGATTCCCAAAAATGGGTTGAGCAATCCGTGTGTTAAACCAAGAATTAGGAAAGAACTGACCGACAGTTGCTGGAAATGCCATAAAAGACACCGCAAAAATTATTGGTAAAACACCAGCTTGGATAAGTCTTAATGGAATATAGGTAGTTTGTCCACCGTACACTTTTCTTCCAACTATCCTTTTTGCATACTGCACAGGAATCCTTCTTTCGGATTGGTAAGCAAAAATAACAAGAACAAGAAGCACAAAAAATGCCAGAAACTCTCCAATAACTGAAGCAATGCTTACTGCCTGAACGGAAAGTTTCTGAACAATTTCTGCAAAGCTTACGGGGATTCTACTAATGATACCTGCAAAGATAATGAGTGAAACACCGTTTCCAATACCTCTTTCTGTCATTATTTCACCAAGCCAGAGAACAAGATAGGACCCTGCTATCAAGCTTGCCATAATAACGATTTTTAGAAGTATACTCTGATTAACAAGGTAATTTCTAAAAATCACGATAACTGAAAATGCTTGAAGTGCGGCAAGGAGAACTGTAAGATATCGGGTATATTGAGCAATTTTTCTCTGTCCTTCTTCGCCACCCTCTTTTACAAGTGCTTCAAGAGATGGTATTACATAAGTGAGTAACTGGAGAATAATTGATGCGTTAATATAAGGAAACACCGATAAGGCAAATATTGAAAAGTTTGTATAACCACCACCAGAAAATAAGTCCATTAAAGCAAGAAAACCACCCTGTGAAATAATACTCGCAATTTGGGTTCTATCTATTCCGATTACAGGGATATAGGTCCCAAGTCTAAAAAGGATAAATAAGAATAGAGTGAAATAAATTCTTTGGCGTAATTCTTTTAACTTAAAAGCTCTTCTTATTGTTTCCCACATATTAAATTACCTCTGCTTTCCCATTGGCCTTTTCAATCTTCTCCTTTGCCTGTTTGGAGAACTTAGAGGCTTTTACAACAAGAGGAACGTTAATCTCACCTTCTCCTAAAACTTTTACGTTGCCACCAAACATCTCATTAAGGTTAATTTCATTTTTACCATTTGCAATACGCTCTAATGCACTAACATTAATTTCAATGAATTCTGTTTTTCTAAGAGGTTTAAAACCTTTAAACTTAGGTAGTCTTCTATAGATTGGGGTTTGACCACCTTCAAAACCCTTTGCTTTTACACCACCAGAACGAGACTTCTGTCCTTTACAACCGTATGTGGAATAGGTGCCTTTACCTGATCCATTTCCTCTACCAACTCTTGTTTTCTCTTTTTTGGAATGTTCTTTTGGCTTTAAATCAGTTAGTTTCATTACTGCCTCCTTCCTTCGTCCTTCTCAGCTCGTTAATTCTAATAATTCTTTCCATTTGCTTAAAGGCCTCAAGGGTTGCATTAGCAACATTTAGTGGATTGGAAGAGCCAATAGACTTAGAAAGTAAGTCCTGAATGCCTGCTTTCTCAGCAATCATTCTTACGACTCTTCCTGCAACAAGACCAGTTCCCTCAACGGCTGGAGCAAGAAAAACATGTGCAGTATCTTTTTTCATAGTAATTCTTAGAGGGATTGTGTTGTTTTTAATAGGAACTGTAATAAGGTTTCTTTTAGCATCATTAACAGCTTTCTGTATTGCCGAAGGGATTTCTCTTGCTTTACCTACACCAACCCCAACATGCCCTTTTTTGTCACCAACAACCACCGCTACCCTAAAACGCAGGATTTTACCACCTTTAACTACCTTAGAAACTCTATCAATTTGCAAAAGAGATTCTTCATATTCTTTTACTTCAGATTGTCTATTATTCGTCGCCACATCGCCCTCCCATTAGAATTGCAATCCAGCTTTTCTTGCTTCTTCTGCAAGAGCTTTCACTCTTCCATGATACCCATAACCAGATCTATCAAACACCACCGTATTAACTCCTTTTTCAAGTGCTCTTTCAGCAGTTAATTTACCTACAACTTTTGCCTTCTCTGTAAGATTTTTGCCTTTTAAATCTTCTTTGAGGCCCTTTTCAGTTGTAGAAACAGAAACAAGAGTATTACCATTTTCATCGTCAATCAACTGTGCATAAACCTGTTTTAGGCTAATATAAATTGATAGCCTTGGTTTAGCACTTGTGCCTTTAAGTATTTTTCTAATTCTTTTGTGCCTTATTTTTCTTGATTCATTTCTTGAAATTATCTTAATCATATCACCATCTCCTTATTTTCCAGTTGCAACGGTCTTTCCAGCTTTACGCCTGATCTTTTCGCCTTCATAAATGATACCTTTAACTTTATAAGGATCAACTTTTCTAAGATGTCTTATTTTCTGAGCAAATTGCCCAATGTGTTCTTTGTCAATACCCGAAACAGTAATAATGTTTCCATCAACATTAACAGAAAGACCCTGAGGAATGTCAAGAATAATAGGGTGACTATAACCTAAATTGAACTGAACCTTATTCCCTTGGACAGTGCACTTGTAAGTCTTTTCATTTAATACCAGCCTTTTTGAAAAACCACTACTTACTCCAACTACCATGTTATTTAATAAAGCCCTTACAGTGCCATGGAGTGCCTTATAAAATGGTTTATCAGAATTCCTTGAAACAACAACAGAGTTATCGATTAATTCAATCTTTATCTCAGGATGGAAACTTTTTACAAGAGCCCCCTTAGGACCTTTTACTTCAACGGTATTATTATCAAGAATGCTAACCTTAACGTTAGAAGGTATTAAAATCGGTTTTTTGCCTATACGTGACATCTCTTACCTCCTACCACACAAAACATAAAACTTCTCCACCTTGACCAAGTTTTCTTGCTTCTCTATCGCTAACAATACCTCTTGGTGTGGAAATTACTGCTATACCAAATCCATCAAACACTTTTGGAAGATCATCTTTTCCAACGTAAATTCTTCTTCCAGGTTTACTTATTCTTTTTACTCCTAGAATATACGGCTCCTTATTAGGTCCATATCTTAGATGTATCTTTACGTAGGGTTTTGCGTCGACAGAAACAAGTTCAAAATCTTTTATAAAACCTTCATCTTTCATGACTTTTAAGACATCAACGATAATTTTGGAAGAAGGAACCAAAACAAACTGGTGTTTAGCGTTACTTGCATTTTTAATCCTTATAAGCACATCGGAAACTAAATCATTAACCATTTTTCCCCTCCTTACCAACTTGCCTTTTTAACACCTGGAAGTTCGCCTCTAAGAGCAAGCTTTCTTAAACAGAGTCTGCATATTCCAAATTTACTAAAGTATCCACGGGTTCTACCACATATCTTGCATCTATTGTGCTGTCTAACCTTAAATTTAGGTGTTTTTTGCGATTTTTCAATCATTGCCTTTCTTGCCATAGCTCACCTCTAATTCTTTCTAAAAGGAAAGCCCATAAACTCTAAAAGAGCTTTTGCTTCTTCGTCAGTTTTTGCTGTAGTTATAATAGTGACATCAAAGCCCCTTACCTTATCCACCATATCGTATTCAATTTCAGGGAAAATGAGCTGTTCCTTTATACCAAAAGTATAGTTACCTCTTCCATCAAATGAGTTAGGTGACAATCCCTTAAAATCTCTAATCCTTGGAAGAGCATTATTGATAAGTTTCTCAAAGAACGTATACATTCTATTTCCTCTAAGGGTTACTCTAACTCCAATTGGAGCACCTTCTCTAACTCTAAAAGATGCGATAGATTTTTTTGCCCTTGAAATAGCAGGCTTTTGCCTTGCAATTAATACAAACTCTTGTATTGTCTTTTCAAGTGCAGCAGGATTTTCATTTGCTTCACCAATACCTCTATTGATGGCAATTGCATAGATCTTAGGCACCTGCATAACATTTTTATAACCAAATTTTTCCATCATTTTCTTTTTTACCTCAGTTTCATATTTTACTTTCAAAGGAGACTGAGGTAACTTTTCAGAAAGTAAATTTTCGAGTTTGTTATCAATCTTAAATGAAATCTTCTTTCCCATCTCTACTCCTCTCATTAAATTTTATCAATCACTTCGTGGCAATTTTTACAAACTCTAACAGAAGTCCCATCTTGGAGGATTTTATGTGAAATTCTTGTTTTAGTATGACAGTGAGGACAAATAACCATAACTTTACTTGCATAAATAGGACCTTCTCTCTTTGTAATCTTACCTTGCGGCATATCTTGTGTAGGTTTCAGAAAATTAGTCTGCATATTTACGCCTTCAACAATTACTCTGCCTTCTTCTGGAAT contains these protein-coding regions:
- the rplR gene encoding 50S ribosomal protein L18, encoding MIKIISRNESRKIRHKRIRKILKGTSAKPRLSIYISLKQVYAQLIDDENGNTLVSVSTTEKGLKEDLKGKNLTEKAKVVGKLTAERALEKGVNTVVFDRSGYGYHGRVKALAEEARKAGLQF
- the map gene encoding type I methionyl aminopeptidase — its product is MIVIKTEEEIEKIRKSGKILRLVLDMVRENIKPGVKTIELDLKAEELINRSGGIPAFKGYRGFPNALCISINDEVIHGIPSDRVIQDGDIVKIDGGVILDGYYSDAAITVIAGSPKNKRDVDLVDAVEKAFYEGVSVIKPGARIGDIGYRIQTFVKSRGFSVLRDYTGHGVGKRLHEDPPIPNFGSVNTGFPLKPGMTLAIEPMITAGDYRVYTDKNGWTVKTVDGSNSAHYEHTIAVLDGSVEILTE
- the rpsD gene encoding 30S ribosomal protein S4; amino-acid sequence: MAVYHEPLCRICRAQQKKLFLKGDKCFTKSCPLEKGRGIPGQKQIVLHMNKPTDYKMHLNEKQKVKAMYGVLERQFRRYFDIAIRQKEIPTGDKLLELLERRLDNVVYRMGFAPNRITARQLVSHGHILVNKKKVNIPSLILKKGDIVEVKESSRKMPIIQQSLEERSSFPNWLEINKDGFVGSIKEIPHIPDLALDINPTLIVELYSK
- the secY gene encoding preprotein translocase subunit SecY, with the protein product MWETIRRAFKLKELRQRIYFTLFLFILFRLGTYIPVIGIDRTQIASIISQGGFLALMDLFSGGGYTNFSIFALSVFPYINASIILQLLTYVIPSLEALVKEGGEEGQRKIAQYTRYLTVLLAALQAFSVIVIFRNYLVNQSILLKIVIMASLIAGSYLVLWLGEIMTERGIGNGVSLIIFAGIISRIPVSFAEIVQKLSVQAVSIASVIGEFLAFFVLLVLVIFAYQSERRIPVQYAKRIVGRKVYGGQTTYIPLRLIQAGVLPIIFAVSFMAFPATVGQFFPNSWFNTRIAQPIFGNPTGIWYNIIYFFLIVGFTFFYTEMTYDPIKLSDDLKKYGGFIPGIRPGESTAQYIGSILRKITLPTSIFLGLVAIIPNLVFRKMTITSFVFGGTSLLIIIGVALETMREVEAYLLMRQYEGFLK
- the rplX gene encoding 50S ribosomal protein L24, which encodes MNKIKSLNIRKGDFVEVISGKDKGKQGKVIRTIPEEGRVIVEGVNMQTNFLKPTQDMPQGKITKREGPIYASKVMVICPHCHTKTRISHKILQDGTSVRVCKNCHEVIDKI
- the infA gene encoding translation initiation factor IF-1; amino-acid sequence: MHNDQVIEAEGVVVETLPGTMFKVKLENGKIVLAHISGKMRLNFIKILPGDRVKLEFSPYDLTKARIVYRL
- the rplE gene encoding 50S ribosomal protein L5; amino-acid sequence: MGKKISFKIDNKLENLLSEKLPQSPLKVKYETEVKKKMMEKFGYKNVMQVPKIYAIAINRGIGEANENPAALEKTIQEFVLIARQKPAISRAKKSIASFRVREGAPIGVRVTLRGNRMYTFFEKLINNALPRIRDFKGLSPNSFDGRGNYTFGIKEQLIFPEIEYDMVDKVRGFDVTIITTAKTDEEAKALLEFMGFPFRKN
- the rplF gene encoding 50S ribosomal protein L6: MSRIGKKPILIPSNVKVSILDNNTVEVKGPKGALVKSFHPEIKIELIDNSVVVSRNSDKPFYKALHGTVRALLNNMVVGVSSGFSKRLVLNEKTYKCTVQGNKVQFNLGYSHPIILDIPQGLSVNVDGNIITVSGIDKEHIGQFAQKIRHLRKVDPYKVKGIIYEGEKIRRKAGKTVATGK
- a CDS encoding adenylate kinase — encoded protein: MKKRLVFLGPPGSGKDTQGKMISEELNIPHISSGDMIRKEIYDGTPFGMRFKELTESGALVPDSFMNEFFKHKLDDFVLANGFILNGFPRTVPQAEFLNEYLKKVSATIDIVIFFNVSTDILIKRLSGRRICPKCHAVYNVYFSPPKVDGVCDKCKEKLIIRKDDEEEAVKKRIEVYFNETLPLVDFYTNLGLLKNLDASLPVFDVKERLLGELNDCN
- a CDS encoding DNA-directed RNA polymerase subunit alpha, with product MWHLEDIKFETLKEVDNYGEYKFSPLEKGFGLTLGTAIRRILLSSITGAAPVALYIDGVVHEFATIEGVVEDVEEIILNVKRLVLSLTAIDKTVLRFEKVGAGELKAGDLIHTSEVTIHNPDLHIATISSSRGRLSGEIYIRKGKGYLLEEELEKIEDLPQTVIAIDANFSPVEKVTFKVEPTRFEESVDFDSLVFGIQTKGNKTPKQCLFEAIEVLIDYSKTFIGLINGKTADGIPEEIKNMKIENLNLPERAFNVLSKNDIDTVGKLLSYSASDLLNLDKFGQASLKGVVEALNKLGLKLKG
- a CDS encoding type Z 30S ribosomal protein S14 gives rise to the protein MARKAMIEKSQKTPKFKVRQHNRCKICGRTRGYFSKFGICRLCLRKLALRGELPGVKKASW
- the rpsM gene encoding 30S ribosomal protein S13, yielding MARIAGVDLPREKRIDIALTYIYGIGKKNCYDVLKEANVPLKKVKDLTPEEIKAIEDVIREKYVVEGDLRKIVAANIKKLIEINCYRGIRHKRSLPVRGQRTRTNSRTRKGPKKTVGSVRKSA
- the rplO gene encoding 50S ribosomal protein L15, encoding MKLTDLKPKEHSKKEKTRVGRGNGSGKGTYSTYGCKGQKSRSGGVKAKGFEGGQTPIYRRLPKFKGFKPLRKTEFIEINVSALERIANGKNEINLNEMFGGNVKVLGEGEINVPLVVKASKFSKQAKEKIEKANGKAEVI
- the rpsH gene encoding 30S ribosomal protein S8 codes for the protein MVNDLVSDVLIRIKNASNAKHQFVLVPSSKIIVDVLKVMKDEGFIKDFELVSVDAKPYVKIHLRYGPNKEPYILGVKRISKPGRRIYVGKDDLPKVFDGFGIAVISTPRGIVSDREARKLGQGGEVLCFVW
- the rpmJ gene encoding 50S ribosomal protein L36; the protein is MKVRTSVKKLCPKCKIVRRRGKLTVICENPKHKQRQK
- the rpsE gene encoding 30S ribosomal protein S5; protein product: MATNNRQSEVKEYEESLLQIDRVSKVVKGGKILRFRVAVVVGDKKGHVGVGVGKAREIPSAIQKAVNDAKRNLITVPIKNNTIPLRITMKKDTAHVFLAPAVEGTGLVAGRVVRMIAEKAGIQDLLSKSIGSSNPLNVANATLEAFKQMERIIRINELRRTKEGGSNETN
- the rpsK gene encoding 30S ribosomal protein S11 is translated as MKKKQAKTKKKVQKLTGNAKVYINSTFNNTIVTVTDEEGNVVCWSSSGANGFKGTKKGTPFAAQVAAQKASEEAITLGAKKVSVLVKGGGPGREVAIRALQSSGLQIEEIKDITPIPHNGCRPRKLRRV